In Streptomyces canus, one DNA window encodes the following:
- the rarD gene encoding EamA family transporter RarD translates to MKSRGERHIGLLNGFAAYGMWGLVPLFWPLLKPAGAAEILAHRMVWSLVFVAVALVFVRRWAWAGELLRQPRRLALITVAAAVITVNWGVYIWAVNSGHVVEASLGYFINPLVTIAMGVLLLKERLRPVQWTAVGVGAAAVLVLTVGYGRPPWISLTLAFSFATYGLVKKKVNLGGVESLAAETAIQFLPALGYLLWLSSHGDLSFASEGPGHAALLASTGIVTALPLVCFGAAAIRVPLSTLGLLQYLAPVFQFLLGIFYFGEAMPPERWAGFALVWLALTLLTWDALRAARTLRREITRPSTTMTTGTVSAVRKAESLASGVEPPASPSARP, encoded by the coding sequence GTGAAGTCGAGGGGCGAGCGGCACATAGGTCTGCTGAACGGCTTCGCCGCGTATGGGATGTGGGGCCTCGTCCCCCTCTTCTGGCCGCTGCTCAAGCCCGCCGGGGCCGCGGAGATCCTCGCCCACCGGATGGTGTGGTCGCTCGTCTTCGTCGCCGTCGCGCTGGTCTTCGTACGGCGCTGGGCCTGGGCCGGTGAGCTGCTGCGGCAGCCGCGCAGGCTGGCGCTGATCACCGTGGCCGCCGCCGTCATCACCGTGAACTGGGGCGTCTACATCTGGGCCGTCAACAGCGGTCACGTGGTCGAGGCCTCGCTCGGGTACTTCATCAATCCGCTGGTCACCATCGCGATGGGGGTGCTGCTGCTCAAGGAGCGGCTGCGGCCCGTGCAGTGGACGGCGGTCGGGGTGGGCGCCGCCGCCGTGCTCGTCCTCACCGTCGGATACGGCCGGCCCCCGTGGATCTCCCTCACCCTCGCCTTCTCCTTCGCCACCTACGGCCTGGTCAAGAAGAAGGTGAACCTCGGCGGCGTGGAGTCGCTGGCCGCCGAGACCGCGATCCAGTTCCTGCCCGCGCTCGGCTATCTGCTGTGGCTGAGCTCGCACGGCGACCTGAGCTTCGCCTCCGAGGGGCCGGGGCACGCGGCGCTGCTCGCCTCGACCGGCATCGTCACCGCGCTCCCCCTCGTCTGCTTCGGCGCGGCGGCGATCCGCGTGCCGCTGTCCACGCTGGGACTGCTCCAGTACCTGGCCCCGGTCTTCCAGTTCCTGCTCGGCATCTTCTACTTCGGCGAGGCCATGCCACCCGAGCGCTGGGCCGGGTTCGCGCTGGTCTGGCTGGCGTTGACGCTGCTCACCTGGGACGCCCTGCGGGCCGCGCGGACGCTGAGGAGGGAGATCACGAGGCCCAGCACCACCATGACGACGGGCACCGTCAGCGCCGTACGGAAGGCGGAGAGCCTGGCCTCGGGTGTGGAGCCGCCGGCCTCGCCCAGCGCCAGGCCGTAG
- a CDS encoding response regulator transcription factor, with amino-acid sequence MDREWAGGPRVVEDRVRVVIAEDSVLLREGLTRLLTDRGHDVVAGVGDGEALIKTIGELDAQGELPDVVVADVRMPPTHTDEGVRAAVQLRKAHPGLGVLVLSQYVEERYATELLAGSSRGVGYLLKDRVAEVREFVDAVVRVAEGGTALDPEVVAQLLGRSRKQDVLAHLTPREREVLGLMAEGRTNSAIARQLVVSDGAVEKHVSNIFLKLGLSPSDGDHRRVLAVLTYLNS; translated from the coding sequence ATGGACAGGGAGTGGGCTGGGGGGCCGAGAGTCGTGGAGGACAGGGTGCGGGTGGTCATCGCCGAGGATTCAGTGCTGCTGCGGGAGGGCCTGACCCGGTTGCTGACCGACCGCGGGCACGACGTCGTGGCCGGTGTGGGTGACGGGGAGGCACTGATCAAGACGATCGGCGAGCTGGACGCTCAGGGCGAGCTGCCCGACGTCGTGGTCGCCGATGTGCGCATGCCTCCGACGCATACGGACGAGGGCGTGCGAGCCGCCGTACAACTGCGCAAGGCGCATCCCGGACTCGGGGTACTCGTACTGTCGCAGTACGTGGAGGAGCGGTACGCCACCGAGTTGCTGGCGGGGTCCAGTCGCGGGGTGGGGTACCTGCTCAAGGACCGGGTCGCGGAGGTGCGTGAGTTCGTGGACGCGGTGGTGCGGGTGGCCGAGGGAGGTACCGCCCTCGACCCCGAGGTGGTCGCTCAGCTGCTGGGACGCAGCCGCAAGCAGGACGTGCTCGCCCATCTCACGCCCCGGGAGCGGGAGGTCCTGGGACTGATGGCCGAGGGGCGCACCAACTCGGCGATCGCGCGGCAGCTCGTCGTGAGCGACGGGGCCGTGGAGAAGCACGTCAGCAACATCTTCCTGAAACTCGGGCTGTCCCCGAGCGACGGGGACCACCGGCGGGTGCTGGCGGTGCTGACCTATCTGAACTCCTGA
- a CDS encoding 2-oxoacid:acceptor oxidoreductase subunit alpha encodes MTSQVSSPAEQADEAVVGEQRKEAGAKDVRRLDRVIIRFAGDSGDGMQLTGDRFTSETASFGNDLSTLPNFPAEIRAPAGTLPGVSSFQLHFADHDILTPGDAPNVLVAMNPAALKANIADLPRGAEIIVNTDEFTKRAMQKVGYAASPLEDGSLDGYSLHPVPLTTLTVEALKDFDLSRKEAERSKNMFALGLLSWMYHRPTEGTEKFLRTKFARKPEIAEANLAAFRAGWNFGETTEDFAVSYEIAPATKAFPVGTYRNISGNLALSYGLVAASRQADLPLFLGSYPITPASDILHELSKHKNFGVRTFQAEDEIAGIGAALGAAFGGSLAVTTTSGPGVALKSETIGLAVSLELPLLVIDIQRGGPSTGLPTKTEQADLLQAMFGRNGEAPVPIVAPCTPADCFDAALEAARIALTYRTPVMLLSDGYLANGSEPWRIPELDELPDLSVQFAQGPNHTLDDGTEVFWPYKRDPQTLARPWAVPGTPGLEHRIGGIEKEDGSGNISYAPANHDFMVRTRQAKIDGIDVPDLDVDDPHEARTLVLGWGSTYGPITAAVRRLRTAGESIAQAHLRHLNPFPRNLGAVLKAYDKVVIPEMNLGQLATLVRAKYLVDAHSYNQVNGMPFKAEQLATALKEAIDG; translated from the coding sequence GTGACCAGTCAGGTCAGCAGCCCAGCGGAGCAGGCCGACGAAGCCGTCGTAGGAGAGCAGCGCAAAGAGGCCGGCGCGAAGGACGTCCGCCGCCTCGACCGGGTGATCATTCGTTTCGCGGGGGACTCCGGTGACGGGATGCAGCTCACCGGGGACCGTTTCACCTCGGAGACCGCGTCCTTCGGCAACGACCTGTCCACGCTTCCCAACTTCCCCGCCGAGATCCGGGCCCCTGCCGGAACCCTGCCGGGTGTCTCCTCCTTCCAACTGCACTTCGCCGACCACGACATCCTCACGCCGGGCGACGCGCCCAACGTGCTGGTGGCCATGAACCCCGCCGCCCTCAAAGCCAACATCGCGGATCTGCCGCGCGGTGCGGAGATCATCGTCAACACGGACGAGTTCACCAAACGGGCGATGCAGAAAGTGGGGTACGCGGCCTCGCCGCTGGAGGATGGATCGCTCGACGGTTACAGCCTTCATCCGGTCCCCCTGACCACGCTGACCGTCGAGGCCCTCAAGGATTTCGACCTCAGTCGCAAAGAGGCCGAGCGCAGCAAGAACATGTTCGCGCTCGGCCTCTTGTCGTGGATGTACCACCGGCCCACCGAGGGCACGGAGAAGTTCCTGCGGACGAAGTTCGCGAGGAAGCCGGAGATCGCCGAGGCGAACCTGGCCGCCTTCCGTGCGGGCTGGAACTTCGGCGAGACCACCGAGGACTTCGCCGTCTCCTACGAGATCGCCCCGGCGACGAAGGCCTTCCCGGTCGGCACCTACCGCAACATCTCCGGGAACCTCGCACTGTCCTACGGACTGGTCGCCGCGTCTCGCCAGGCGGACCTGCCGTTGTTCCTGGGCTCGTACCCGATCACGCCGGCCTCGGACATCCTGCACGAGCTGAGCAAGCACAAGAACTTCGGGGTACGGACCTTCCAAGCCGAGGACGAGATCGCGGGCATCGGCGCCGCCCTGGGCGCGGCCTTCGGCGGCTCGCTGGCGGTGACGACGACCTCCGGGCCGGGCGTGGCCCTGAAGTCGGAGACCATCGGTCTCGCGGTCTCCCTGGAGCTGCCGCTGCTCGTCATCGACATTCAGAGAGGCGGCCCGTCCACCGGTCTGCCGACCAAGACCGAGCAGGCGGACCTGCTGCAGGCGATGTTCGGGCGCAACGGCGAGGCGCCGGTGCCGATCGTCGCCCCCTGCACCCCGGCCGACTGCTTCGACGCGGCGCTGGAGGCGGCCCGGATCGCGCTGACCTACCGCACACCGGTGATGCTGCTCTCGGACGGTTACCTCGCCAACGGCTCCGAGCCCTGGCGCATCCCCGAGCTGGACGAACTCCCGGACCTGAGCGTGCAGTTCGCGCAGGGCCCGAACCACACCCTGGACGACGGTACCGAGGTCTTCTGGCCCTACAAGCGCGATCCACAGACCCTCGCCCGCCCCTGGGCCGTGCCCGGCACACCCGGCCTCGAACACCGCATCGGCGGGATCGAGAAGGAGGACGGGTCGGGCAACATCTCCTACGCCCCGGCCAACCACGACTTCATGGTCCGTACCCGCCAGGCCAAGATCGACGGGATCGACGTACCGGATCTGGACGTGGACGATCCGCACGAGGCGCGCACGCTGGTGCTGGGCTGGGGCTCGACGTACGGACCGATCACGGCGGCCGTACGACGGCTGCGGACGGCCGGTGAGTCGATCGCGCAGGCGCATCTGCGCCACCTCAACCCCTTCCCGCGCAACCTGGGCGCGGTGCTGAAGGCGTACGACAAGGTCGTCATCCCGGAGATGAACCTCGGGCAGCTCGCCACGCTCGTCCGGGCGAAGTACCTGGTCGACGCGCACAGCTACAACCAGGTCAACGGCATGCCGTTCAAGGCCGAACAGCTCGCCACGGCTCTCAAGGAGGCCATCGATGGCTGA
- a CDS encoding winged helix-turn-helix transcriptional regulator, producing the protein MAVSAEINAPVMSGEAMCPHRLVLEHVTSRWGVLVLIQLLDRPHRFSELRRAIGGLGRGVSEKMLTQTLQTLERDGLVHRDAKPVIPPRVDYSLTDLGREAAEQVRGLAEWTAKRMAAVQEAREVYDARKRGSEQG; encoded by the coding sequence ATGGCAGTAAGTGCGGAGATCAACGCCCCGGTGATGTCGGGCGAAGCGATGTGCCCCCACCGCCTCGTCCTGGAACACGTGACGAGCCGGTGGGGCGTCCTGGTTCTGATCCAGCTTCTCGACCGCCCGCACCGCTTCAGCGAACTCCGCCGGGCGATCGGCGGCCTCGGCCGCGGCGTCAGCGAGAAGATGCTGACCCAGACCCTCCAGACCCTGGAACGGGACGGCCTGGTGCACCGGGACGCCAAGCCGGTGATCCCGCCGAGGGTCGACTATTCGCTGACCGACCTCGGCCGCGAGGCGGCGGAACAGGTGCGCGGGCTGGCGGAGTGGACCGCGAAGAGGATGGCGGCGGTGCAGGAGGCGCGGGAGGTGTACGACGCGCGGAAGAGGGGCTCTGAGCAGGGGTGA
- a CDS encoding sensor histidine kinase, with amino-acid sequence MATDYGYDSGLGFPETVRRHRVPAGLRAPFEGRTWREFGYVLLSLPISIVMFTYAVTMISLGAGLLVTFLGIPVFAAGLAGCRGLGALERARARGLLGLEVGDPEPLRMRKPGFMAWMGAVLKSGTSWRTLVYSVLHLPWATFSFVVAVNFWVYGWALLTYPLWFWVFPAYVGQDGLQLYGDQTHHIYLDNPFEIGVTALVGLLFTLATPWIVRALTMVDRLMVHGLLGPTRLSARVVELESDRGVVVDTASADLRRIERDLHDGAQARLVALAMDLGLAKEKLTEDPAAAARMVDEAHGEVKTALQELRDLARGIHPAVLTDRGLDAALSAVASRCTVPVQVEVDLPARPAPAIEGIAYFTVSELLQNISKHSRATFAAVDVWRVENRLMLQVMDNGVGGADVSSGSGLAGLAERLDAVDGILVVDSPVGGPTRVTAELPWRGERV; translated from the coding sequence ATGGCCACGGACTACGGGTACGACAGTGGGCTCGGGTTCCCCGAGACGGTACGGCGGCACCGGGTGCCGGCCGGGCTGCGGGCGCCGTTCGAGGGGCGGACCTGGCGGGAGTTCGGCTATGTGCTGCTGAGCCTGCCGATCAGCATCGTGATGTTCACGTACGCCGTCACGATGATCTCGCTCGGCGCGGGCCTCCTCGTGACCTTCCTCGGGATTCCGGTCTTCGCGGCCGGGCTCGCCGGATGCCGTGGGCTGGGGGCGCTGGAACGGGCGCGGGCACGGGGGCTGCTGGGTCTCGAGGTCGGGGATCCGGAGCCGCTCAGGATGCGGAAGCCCGGATTCATGGCGTGGATGGGGGCGGTGCTCAAGAGCGGGACGTCGTGGCGGACGCTGGTGTACTCGGTGCTGCACCTGCCGTGGGCGACGTTCTCGTTCGTCGTCGCGGTGAACTTCTGGGTGTACGGCTGGGCACTGCTGACGTATCCGCTGTGGTTCTGGGTCTTTCCGGCGTACGTCGGTCAGGACGGGCTTCAGCTCTACGGCGACCAGACCCACCACATCTACCTGGACAACCCGTTCGAGATCGGTGTGACCGCGCTGGTGGGACTGTTGTTCACGCTGGCCACGCCGTGGATCGTGCGGGCGCTGACGATGGTGGACCGCCTGATGGTGCACGGGCTGCTCGGGCCGACCCGGCTGTCGGCACGGGTGGTGGAGCTGGAGTCCGACCGGGGGGTCGTGGTGGATACGGCGTCCGCGGATCTGCGTCGGATCGAGCGGGATCTGCACGATGGAGCGCAGGCTCGGCTGGTGGCGCTGGCCATGGATCTGGGGCTGGCGAAGGAGAAGCTCACGGAGGATCCTGCCGCGGCGGCGCGGATGGTGGACGAGGCGCACGGTGAGGTGAAGACGGCGCTTCAGGAGCTGCGGGATCTGGCGCGGGGGATTCATCCGGCGGTGCTGACCGACCGGGGGCTGGACGCCGCGCTGTCGGCGGTGGCTTCTCGGTGCACGGTGCCGGTGCAGGTGGAGGTGGATCTGCCGGCTCGGCCCGCGCCGGCGATCGAGGGGATCGCGTACTTCACGGTGTCGGAGTTGCTGCAGAACATCAGCAAGCACTCTCGGGCGACGTTCGCCGCGGTGGATGTGTGGCGGGTGGAGAACCGGTTGATGCTGCAGGTCATGGACAACGGGGTGGGTGGGGCCGATGTGTCCTCCGGGTCCGGGCTTGCGGGGTTGGCGGAGCGGCTGGACGCGGTGGACGGGATCCTGGTGGTGGATTCGCCGGTCGGGGGGCCCACTCGGGTCACGGCGGAATTGCCGTGGCGGGGCGAGCGGGTGTGA
- a CDS encoding DUF6082 family protein — protein MATQTPAVRHSRIGSAVASGRDLMRAFFARGPRRRRQEDILLELLGQLTLMTEEIHRANLIQQYRLTLEQMDRMVDDPSMAEAASTLSGLSEARRRQMIFANRQYGNLLLSHRVGACDWDELLGHLRVLCRNTRFAEYWDRTVEHRRSLPGDSLEAQVGAAVDIMLEELAEDPDEWWIVGPSPSTESTS, from the coding sequence ATGGCCACACAGACTCCGGCCGTTCGTCACAGCAGGATCGGTTCTGCTGTTGCTTCGGGACGCGACCTGATGCGGGCCTTCTTCGCTCGGGGCCCGCGCCGCCGACGTCAGGAGGACATCCTGCTGGAGTTACTCGGCCAGCTCACGCTGATGACGGAGGAGATCCATCGGGCGAATCTGATCCAGCAGTACCGGCTCACCCTGGAACAGATGGATCGCATGGTCGACGACCCGTCCATGGCCGAGGCCGCGAGCACTCTGTCGGGACTCTCCGAAGCCAGGCGTCGTCAGATGATCTTCGCCAACAGGCAGTACGGCAACCTCTTGCTGTCGCACCGCGTCGGGGCCTGCGACTGGGACGAACTGCTCGGTCATCTGCGTGTGCTGTGCCGCAACACGCGCTTCGCCGAGTACTGGGACCGTACGGTCGAGCACCGCAGAAGCCTGCCCGGGGATTCGTTGGAGGCGCAGGTCGGGGCCGCCGTCGACATCATGCTGGAGGAACTCGCCGAGGACCCCGACGAGTGGTGGATCGTGGGGCCGTCACCATCCACCGAATCCACGTCGTGA
- a CDS encoding 2-oxoacid:ferredoxin oxidoreductase subunit beta, with translation MAETSTEGTGTIEALTLVPKAEARQSMKDFKSDQEVRWCPGCGDYAILAAVQGFMPELGLAKENIVFVSGIGCSSRFPYYMNTYGMHSIHGRAPAIATGLASSRRDLSVWVVTGDGDALSIGGNHLIHALRRNVNLKILLFNNRIYGLTKGQYSPTSEVGKITKSTPMGSLDAPFNPVSLAIGAEASFVARTVDSDRKHLTQVLREAAAHPGTALVEIYQNCNIFNDGAFEALKDRQQAEEAVIRLEHGKPIRFGADLSKGVVRDAATGDLKVVTVTPSNEAQILVHDAHSSSPTTAFALSRLADPDTLHHTPIGVFRSVDRPVYDTQMADQLDAAIEQYGKGDLGALLAGGDTWTVVG, from the coding sequence ATGGCTGAGACGTCCACGGAAGGCACGGGCACGATCGAGGCACTCACGCTCGTCCCCAAGGCCGAGGCCCGCCAGAGCATGAAGGACTTCAAGAGCGACCAGGAAGTCCGCTGGTGCCCCGGCTGCGGTGACTACGCGATCCTGGCCGCCGTCCAGGGCTTCATGCCGGAGCTGGGGCTGGCCAAGGAGAACATCGTCTTCGTCTCCGGCATCGGCTGCTCGTCGCGGTTCCCGTACTACATGAACACCTACGGCATGCACTCGATCCACGGACGGGCGCCGGCGATCGCGACGGGCCTCGCGTCCTCGCGCCGCGACCTGTCGGTGTGGGTGGTCACGGGCGACGGAGACGCGCTGTCCATCGGCGGCAACCACCTCATCCACGCCCTGCGCCGGAACGTGAACCTGAAGATCCTTCTCTTCAACAACCGGATCTACGGCCTGACCAAGGGCCAGTACTCCCCCACCTCCGAGGTCGGCAAGATCACGAAGTCGACGCCGATGGGCTCGCTGGACGCCCCCTTCAACCCGGTGTCCCTCGCCATCGGGGCCGAGGCGTCCTTCGTGGCGCGGACGGTGGACTCGGACCGCAAGCACCTGACGCAGGTGCTGCGGGAGGCGGCCGCCCATCCGGGTACCGCACTGGTCGAGATCTACCAGAACTGCAACATCTTCAACGACGGCGCCTTCGAGGCGTTGAAGGACCGCCAGCAGGCCGAGGAGGCGGTGATCCGCCTGGAACACGGCAAGCCGATCCGCTTCGGCGCGGACCTGTCGAAGGGGGTTGTCCGGGACGCGGCGACGGGTGACCTGAAGGTGGTCACGGTGACCCCGTCGAACGAGGCGCAGATCCTCGTCCACGACGCGCATTCATCGTCCCCCACGACGGCCTTCGCCTTGTCCCGCCTGGCCGACCCGGACACGCTCCACCACACCCCGATCGGGGTGTTCCGGTCGGTGGACCGGCCGGTGTACGACACCCAGATGGCGGACCAGCTGGACGCGGCGATCGAGCAGTACGGCAAGGGGGATCTGGGGGCGTTGCTGGCGGGCGGCGACACCTGGACCGTGGTGGGCTGA
- a CDS encoding SDR family oxidoreductase, which produces MSIVVTGATGHLGRHVVEQLLEKVPAEQITAVVRTPEKAADFAAKGVKIAVADYNSPETFDKVFAAGDKVLLISGNEFDKGRPAQHQVVIDAAKAADVALLAYTSAPGSLTAALADDHRATEEALLASGVTYSLLRNGWYNENYTENLAPALEHGAVVQAAGDGRLSTASRADYAAAAVAVLTGEGHENTTYELGGDEPWGFAEYAAELSRQTGKEIAYNAVSVEAFAGILTGVGLPAPLAAILAGVDASIEKGELVVTSGDLSRLTGRPATPIAESIAVALKG; this is translated from the coding sequence ATGAGCATCGTCGTCACCGGAGCCACCGGACACCTCGGCCGCCACGTCGTCGAGCAGCTGCTCGAGAAGGTCCCGGCCGAGCAGATCACCGCCGTCGTGCGCACCCCGGAGAAGGCCGCCGACTTCGCCGCCAAGGGCGTGAAGATAGCGGTCGCCGACTACAACAGCCCCGAGACCTTCGACAAGGTCTTCGCGGCGGGCGACAAGGTGCTGCTGATCTCCGGCAACGAGTTCGACAAGGGCCGCCCCGCCCAGCACCAGGTCGTCATCGACGCCGCCAAGGCCGCGGACGTGGCGCTCCTCGCGTACACCAGCGCCCCGGGCAGCCTCACGGCCGCGCTCGCCGACGACCACCGGGCCACCGAGGAGGCCCTCCTCGCCTCCGGCGTGACCTACTCGCTGCTGCGCAACGGCTGGTACAACGAGAACTACACCGAGAACCTCGCCCCCGCCCTGGAGCACGGTGCCGTGGTACAGGCCGCCGGTGACGGTCGCCTCTCCACCGCCTCGCGCGCCGACTACGCGGCCGCCGCGGTGGCCGTGCTGACCGGCGAGGGGCACGAGAACACGACGTACGAGCTGGGCGGCGACGAGCCCTGGGGCTTCGCCGAGTACGCGGCCGAGCTCAGCAGGCAGACCGGCAAGGAGATCGCCTACAACGCCGTCTCCGTCGAGGCCTTCGCCGGGATCCTGACGGGCGTCGGACTGCCGGCCCCGCTCGCCGCGATCCTCGCCGGTGTCGACGCCTCCATCGAGAAGGGCGAGCTGGTCGTCACCTCCGGCGACCTGTCCCGGCTGACCGGCCGTCCGGCCACCCCGATCGCGGAGTCGATCGCGGTCGCGCTCAAGGGCTGA